The Muntiacus reevesi chromosome 5, mMunRee1.1, whole genome shotgun sequence genome segment TcaaataataagatttctgatctGAAATCCACAGAGGTGATGGAGAATGAATCAGCGCCATATTtttcaagtgctgaaagaaaatggCTAACTGTGAATTCTATACCCAGTGAAAATATCCTTTAGGGGTGATGGAGAAGTAAAGACACTCTCAAATGTTGGCAAACTTAGAGAATCTGTTGCTAGCAAACCTACCCTAAAAGAACTGCTAAGGGAAGTTCCTACTAAGAATGGCTTGGAACTCCAGAAAGGGCAAAAGAACGTGGGATTGGGTAAAAATAGCAGTAATCATATTAGACTATTCTCTTGAGTTTCTGGAATCATTTGCTggttaaagaaaaacaattctaTTTAAAAGTTGGGTGGGTAAGGAGACCTAAATACACTTTACTCCAAGAGGTAAAATGTAATACCAGGGGGTGGTGGTGTTTACTCAGAGCAACCACCAAGAAATCAATAcaaagccataaataaatatggaATAAATCAAGATGGAATCCCCCAAAAACATTCAAATAACTTGCAAGAAGGGGTTATTGAAGCAGGATCATTTGCCCAATTCACAGCAAGTCAAATGCAGAGATGCCAAAGCTTGCAACCAAGAAAGGGTTTATTCACAAGGCAGCCAAGTGAGGAGATGGGAGAACCAGTCTCAGATTCCTCCCCCACACAAAGGCCAGGGTCTTGAGATATTTGTGGGATAAAGAAGTGGGGTGGTCTTAAGTGTGAGGAAAGGTGCCTGGAAAAGTTGTAACCAGAGCTCTGTGCAGGTGTATCTGAGCTGCCTGCTTCCTCATGGGATGCATATTCAAAAATATCAGTGCTTAGGCAAGATATGAGGAGGAGGTGTTGGTCCTCTGATGTCAAAAATTTCTTTGTAGGACACCTACTCAGACCTAGTTTTAGGGTCAGTGATCCCAACAAGTCTCAGCTGGCTCAACCTTGAATTAGACACAGCTGACTCAAAACTCCTGGCAAAAAACTAGGGCAAATATCTTATAGTTTGGGCTACCTGAAGCTTGGAGGGTATGCAATTTGCAATAGAATAATTAAGTGAAGGCAGGCTGCAAGCAGAGGGGTTTTTAACAAGCTCTAAGACAAGCTCGAGAATTTCTGCCAGTCATGTTTCTTTTAACCCTATGGGACATGGTTTCaaaggtaagaaaaaaataaagaggaaacaaaacGATGAAACAGCAGACTTAAGATGGACCTTAAATGTAAACCATCTGCATATAATATCTACATAtaccaattattattttttttaaaaaaacagatattggtggatttttaaaagtgggattccctggtgactcagacgacaaagaatctgcctgcaatgcgggagacctgggttctatccctgggtcggaaggagggaatggctacccactccagtattcttgcctggagaattccatggacagaggagcctggtgggctaaagtctatgtggttacaaagagtcagacatgatccaACTATGTGCTATCTTTTGATACACTGTATGCATATTTCAAATATAACCTAGATAATTTGCAGGTAAACGGATGGGAAAAGATATACCAGGCAAACATtaaacatacaaacacacacaatttAGATAAATGGGTTTATTTCATTCAAGCAGAATTTCTTTAGTAAAATTTCCTAAAGGAAAGATTTCCTCTCCCTCTACTACCTCTcaatccttccttcctcccaccagCACATGGTATCTGcccttcattcttttcttcacATGCTTATAACCCCATAAAACACATATTCACTTATGCCTGTACATACTAACCTGCTCAGGTATACATGCTAAAGTGTTATGACTTTCTTTATCCAAAAAGGGGGAATTCATTTTATAAAGATATCTCTATTATTTTCGACTTCTCTCCCAATTATATTTTGAGAGTGTTCCACACCATCAATgtggaaaaaaattccttttatgcATAATTTATTCAAATGAGATTTTATTGATGGCCATTAACTCTGTCTCTAGTATTTACCACCAAACAATGCTACAAACATctttgaaagtaaaaacaaacagaaacatcaCAATAATCAACCGGTGATTCTTAAACTGCCACTGGGAGGAGGACCCTCACAGAGCCGAAAACCGATGGCACTTTCTGCTCCTTCCTGAATCCCTCCACGCAGACAAGGGTTTCCACCTCACTCAGCTGCCCTCCCCAGGTTTAGGCAGAGTGTAAACCCTGTGGTGCTATCTCAAAGGAAGATTTCGTGACCTCAGAACAGCACAGCATTCCTGCTTGTTTCCACTCCCAGCCCCGACAGACCCAAGACACGTGTTTAAAATGCAGGTTCCAGGTTCTGGGCAGGAGCCCTGGGCCCTTGCTTTGGGCACAAACTCTACGTAAGGACACTCAACTCATAACCCAGGGTTTTCTCAGGAGAAAGGGGGCCAGGGGATGGAACCACTGAAAAGAGATTCCCCACCAGGGTCAGAAATTTTTCTGGTGCCCCGAGAGTGAACCGAGCCTGACATGGCCAAACACTGCACCGTCTTGTCTTTTATTGAACATCCCGAGGATGCCACACGGTGAACACACATCCCACCTATAGGCTGCCCTGGACTCGGGGCCCCTCAGAAGCATCTTCTCTGAACCACGGATGTCCCAAACTCCTTGAAGTCCGCAGAGGTAACCCACATCTGCTTGAAGCTGCTCAGGGAGGTGACAATGGAGGCACCGATCCACGTGGAGAACCAGCGGTCGGGCGGCGCCGTGATCTTGATGGCGGTCCCCTTGGAGGCCAGCTGCTCCAGCTCCCTCAGAAGCCGGTCGTCCAGCCCCTGGAAGAGTGTGGTGCCGCCGGACAGCACGATCTCCCCGTAGAGGGTCTTCTGGATGTCAGCGTCACATTTGGTGATGCTGCAGGAGACCATCTTGGACAGGCCCGGGTTCTGGATGCCCAGCTGCTCAGGCGAGAACAGGGCCTCGGGCGCCTGGTACAGCTGGTCCCCGATGGGAACGATGTTGCCGTCGGGCAGCTTGTACTCACGGAGGACCTCCTCTGGCCTTCGGCACAACTCTTTCTCAGGCTCCAGAGCCACATAACACAGCTTCTCCTTAATGTCGTCCACCAGGGCTTTGTCCAGCACACACGGGAAGGTCCTCCCGCTGGCCAGCAGGAGCCGGGTGAGGTGCTCTGTGATGTCCTTCCCCGCCACATAGAGCTTGGTGACAGCGTGGGGCAGGGAGTAGCCCTCGAAGATGGGGACAGTGCAGGTGACCTCGTCCCCACTGTCCACCACCAGGCCCGTGACGCAGGCCGAGGCATAGAGGGCTAGCACGGCCTGGTCCGACAGGTAGAAGGCGGGCACGTCGAAGCTCTCGAACATCACCTCGGCCATCTTCTCCCGGGTCTCCCTGGGGTTCAGCGAGGGCTCTGTCATGAGCACTGGCCGGTCATTGGCCTTGACTCCCAGCTCCCACTCGAACAGGTGCTTCCAGAGCTTCTCCATGTCGTCCCAGCCTGTGATCAGGCCGCGCTCAATGGGGTAGTGCAGGTGAAGGACCTCGTGCCTGTGCAGGGCC includes the following:
- the ACTRT2 gene encoding actin-related protein T2, coding for MFDPHVLDCPAVIFDNGSGLCKAGLSGEIGPRHVVSSVVGHPKFKTPLTGANQKKYFVGEEALHRHEVLHLHYPIERGLITGWDDMEKLWKHLFEWELGVKANDRPVLMTEPSLNPRETREKMAEVMFESFDVPAFYLSDQAVLALYASACVTGLVVDSGDEVTCTVPIFEGYSLPHAVTKLYVAGKDITEHLTRLLLASGRTFPCVLDKALVDDIKEKLCYVALEPEKELCRRPEEVLREYKLPDGNIVPIGDQLYQAPEALFSPEQLGIQNPGLSKMVSCSITKCDADIQKTLYGEIVLSGGTTLFQGLDDRLLRELEQLASKGTAIKITAPPDRWFSTWIGASIVTSLSSFKQMWVTSADFKEFGTSVVQRRCF